A region of the Vicinamibacterales bacterium genome:
CACGCGCGAGGACCTGCAGTACGCGCTCGACGCATTCGCCGCCGTCGGCCGCGAAATCGGCCTGATCTAGAGCGGAAGGCGGACAGCGGACGGCGGGAAGCGGACGGCGGAAAGTGGACAGCTGACAGCGGAAGACGCACACACGAATGGGGAAGCAGGCTAATCCCTCGGGCGCGCACTGGTTCGACATGTGGACCAGGGACGTGGCGCGGGACGTCACGGCGGAGGATCTCGGGCGGCTGTTCACGCACGATTCGCGCGAGGCCTACCGGTTCTTCTCGCGCGGGCTGGACGAGGACCGGCTCGCGCGCGAGCCGTGGTGGCGGCGTCAGCTGCTCCGGATGCGGCAGGTCTTCGTCGCGTTCACGCTGAAGCTGTCGCCGGCGCGGCGCGCGTTGTACCTGATCTCGCTCGTGGTCGCGCTGATCGGCGTGATCAAGCTCTATCGCGGCTGGACCATGGTCTCCGTCCCGTTCGGCACGCCTTTCTTCAACGTCGTCGTCGTCGCGCCGCAGTGGGCCGACGGCACGTTCGCGCTCCTCGTCAGCATCGTGCTGGTGAACCTGCTGGTGCTGCTCGAGGTGGCCGATCGGCTGTCGCTGAAAGGGGAGCTCGAGGTCGCGCGCGAGATCCAGCTCGCGATGCTGCCGACGGGGACCTACACCGCCGGCGATGCGGAAATCTGCGGCGTGACGCGGCCGGCGAATACCGTCGGCGGGGATTTCTACGACGTGCTGCCGCTGATCGACGATCCCGAAGGGCGCGTGATCGTCACCATCGGCGACGTGGCGGGGAAAGGCAGCCCGGCGGCGCTGCTGATGGCGTTGCTGCTCGCCGTGCTGCGGACGCTCGTCGACGAGAAGCTCGAGGCGTGCGCCCTCGTCGCGCGGCTGAATACGCAGATCTGCCGCCACACGCCGGGATCCAGGTTCATCACCCTGTTCTACGGCGTCTACACGCCGGCCACGGGCGCGCTCACGTACGTCAACGCGGGACAGAACCCGCCGCTGCTGCGCCGCGCCGACGGCACGATCGAACGGCTCACCGGAACCGGGATCGCGCTCGGGATGTTCGAGGGCAGCACCTACGATGCCGTCACCACCTCGGTGGGGCACGGCGATCTGCTGGTGCTCTACAGCGACGGCATCACGGAGGCGGAGAATCCCGCCGGACAGCCGTTCGAAGAGACCGGGCTCGAACGGCTCGTCGCGGCCCGCGGGAGCGACAGCCCAGCCGTGCTCGCGCCGGCGATTCTGCACGCGGTCGAAGGGCACGCCAGGGATTCGCGGTTCACGGACGATTTGACGGTGTTGATCCTCAAAAGAACGTAGTTCGTCACTTGCCTGCCGGAGGTCGCGGGACGGGCGAGCGATGGTGGGCGAACTGCCGCCGCCCGTTCCGGTGTCTAATAACTAGCGTCCCCGCCGATGGTGGTCCGCCTGCTGGCCTGCGCGTGTCTGGTTCTGCTGCCGTGCACGGCGGCGGCGCGGCAGTCCGCTCAGCCGGTCGAGCCCGACGCGCTGACCCAGCTCGTCTTCTTTCTCGACAGAGCCACGGAAACCGGAGACGCCGGCGCCATCCGCTCGCGCGTCTCGCCGGATGTGCCCGCGGCGCTCGTGTCCGAGTTCGTCCAGGGGCTCACCTTCCCGAAGCCCACGCACTCCGCCGTGAAGGAGCGCGATCGCGCGCCGCTCGCGGACGGCGGCGGCGTCCGGCTGCTGATCGAGACGTTCACCGAGCGCGGCGGCGAAGGCCGGGTCGCGTCCTGGCGTCTCGACGCCCAGCCCGGCGCGGCAGGCGCGCCCTGGACGATCATTGGCCTCGAGCGGCTGACGGTCGTCAACGGGTTGTTCCGGCTCGCCCTCGACGTTTCCACCGAGTACGAGGTGCGGAACCTCGTCGTGCGCGCGCCGGACCTGACGCTGACGCTGCCGAACGGCACGGCGTTCGTGTCGAAGACCCCGGACGGGCCGACCGCCGTCGTGCTCCTCGGACGCGGGCGGATGGAATTCGCGCCGAAGCAGGAATCGGAGCAGGGACAGATCCGCATCTTCTCGGGCAGCGACGCGCTCGGCGCCGATTTCAGCTCGGTGTTCTTCCGGGTGAACCCGGGCGAATTCGACTTCCGCTTCGAT
Encoded here:
- a CDS encoding PP2C family protein-serine/threonine phosphatase, translating into MGKQANPSGAHWFDMWTRDVARDVTAEDLGRLFTHDSREAYRFFSRGLDEDRLAREPWWRRQLLRMRQVFVAFTLKLSPARRALYLISLVVALIGVIKLYRGWTMVSVPFGTPFFNVVVVAPQWADGTFALLVSIVLVNLLVLLEVADRLSLKGELEVAREIQLAMLPTGTYTAGDAEICGVTRPANTVGGDFYDVLPLIDDPEGRVIVTIGDVAGKGSPAALLMALLLAVLRTLVDEKLEACALVARLNTQICRHTPGSRFITLFYGVYTPATGALTYVNAGQNPPLLRRADGTIERLTGTGIALGMFEGSTYDAVTTSVGHGDLLVLYSDGITEAENPAGQPFEETGLERLVAARGSDSPAVLAPAILHAVEGHARDSRFTDDLTVLILKRT